One part of the Populus alba chromosome 18, ASM523922v2, whole genome shotgun sequence genome encodes these proteins:
- the LOC118051653 gene encoding peroxisomal fatty acid beta-oxidation multifunctional protein AIM1 — protein MAKPHVTMEVGNDGVAVVTLINPPVNALAIPIIAGLKEKFDEATRRNDVKALVLTGKGGRFSGGFDINVFQKVHATGDISLMPDVSVELVVNTIEDCKKPVVAAVEGLALGGGLELAMGCHARIAAPKTQLGLPELTLGVIPGFGGTQRLPRLLGLSKAIEIMLFSKPIMSEEGKKLGLIDAIVPSQELLKVSRQWALDISERRKPWLRSLHRTDKIGSLSEAREVLKAARQQAKKIAPNVPQHQACLDVMEEGIIHGGYNGVLKEAKVFKELVMTETSKGLVHVFFAQRMTSKIPKVTDVGLKPRHIKKVAVIGGGLMGSGIATAFIVSNIHVVLKEINSEYLQKGTKTIEANVRSLVTRGKLTRDKADKALSMLKGALDYSDFKDVDMVIEAVIESVPLKQKIFSEIEKACPPHCILASNTSTIDLNLVGEKTSSQDRIIGAHFFSPAHIMPLLEIVRTEKTSAQAILDLMTVGKTIKKVPVVVGNCTGFAVNRAFFPYTQSALILVHLGVDVFRIDKLISSFGLPMGPFQLQDLSGYGVALAVGKEFANAFPDRTFQSPLIDLLVKDGRNGKTNGKGYYIYEKGSKPRPDPSVLPVIEESRRLANIMPNGKPINITDKEIVEMILFPVVNEACRVLDEGVVVRASDLDTASVLGMSFPSYRGGIVFWADLVGPKHVYDSLKKWSQRFGDFYKPSKFLEERATGGIPLSAPASSSSGSRSRM, from the exons atgGCTAAGCCTCACGTCACCATGGAGGTTGGAAACGACGGCGTTGCTGTGGTGACTCTTATCAATCCTCCTGTCAACGCCTTAGCTATTCCAA TCATTGCGGGATTGAAAGAGAAGTTTGATGAAGCCACCCGGAGAAATGACGTCAAGGCTCTAGTTCTTActg GCAAGGGTGGAAGGTTTTCCGGTGGATTTGACATCAATGTTTTCCAGAAAGTTCATGCGACAG GAGATATTTCATTGATGCCTGATGTATCTGTTGAGCTTGTGGTCAACACTATTGAAG ATTGTAAAAAGCCTGTTGTTGCTGCCGTGGAAGGACTAGCACTTGGAGGGGGCTTGGAATTGGCAATG GGATGCCATGCGCGTATTGCTGCTCCAAAAACTCAACTTGGTTTGCCAGAGCTGACACTTGGAGTGATTCCTGGATTTGGAG gtaCACAACGTCTTCCAAGGCTTTTGGGGCTGTCGAAGGCCATTGAAATTATGCTG TTTTCCAAACCAATCATGTCTGAAGAGGGGAAGAAGCTAGGTCTAATTGATGCTATTGTGCCTTCTCAAGAACTGCTGAAAGTATCTCGACAATGGGCTTTAGACATCTCAGAGAGGCGCAAACCATGGTTGCGTTCTCTTCATAGGACAGACAAAATTGGCTCACTGTCTGAAGCACGTGAGGTACTGAAAGCTGCTAGACAACAAGCGAAGAAAATTGCCCCAAATGTGCCGCAGCATCAAGCATGTCTTGATGTAATGGAGGAAGGCATCATTCATGGAGGATATAATGGTGTTCTAAAG GAGGCAAAAGTCTTCAAGGAGTTAGTTATGACAGAAACTTCAAAAGGTCTTGTGCATGTCTTTTTTGCCCAGCGTATGACATCAAAG ATACCTAAAGTCACTGATGTTGGGCTCAAACCACGACATATAAAGAAAGTTGCTGTTATTGGTGGTGGTCTAATGGGTTCTGGCATAGCTACTGCTTTTATTGTGAGCAACATACACGTTGTTCTTAAAGAAATCAACTCTGAATATCTTCAGAAGGGAACAAAAACAATAGAAG CAAATGTTCGAAGCTTAGTGACAAGAGGAAAGTTGACACGGGATAAGGCAGATAAAGCCCTCTCAATGCTCAAAGGTGCATTGGACTATTCAGACTTCAAAGATGTGGATATGGTCATAGAG GCAGTAATTGAAAGTGttcctttgaaacaaaaaattttcaGTGAGATTGAAAAAGCCTGTCCTCCTCACTGCATTTTGGCGTCAAATACATCTACCATTGACCTCAACTTGGTTGGAGAAAAGACCAGCTCTCAAGATCGCATTATTGGTGCCCACTTTTTCAG TCCTGCTCACATAATGCCTCTTCTGGAGATTGTACGGACTGAGAAGACTTCTGCCCAAGCAATTCTTGATCTCATGACCGTTGGTAAAACCATAAAGAAAGTTCCAGTTGTTGTGGGTAACTGCACTGGCTTTGCAGTCAATCGAGCATTCTTCCCATACACCCAAAGCGCACTGATTCTGGTTCATTTAGGAGTGGACGTGTTCAGGATTGACAAGCTGATCAGCAGTTTTGGCCTCCCAATGGGTCCTTTCCA GCTTCAGGATTTATCTGGATATGGAGTTGCCCTTGCAGTTGGGAAAGAATTTGCTAATGCATTCCCTGATCGTACATTCCAGTCTCCATTAATTGATCTTCTAGTAAAAGATGGAAGAAAtg GTAAAACCAATGGAAAAGGATACTACATATATGAGAAAGGAAGCAAGCCAAGGCCTGATCCATCAGTCCTACCAGTTATTGAGGAGTCGAGACGGCTCGCAAATATTATGCCTAATGGAAAG CCTATAAATATCACCGACAAAGAGATAGTGGAGATGATTCTCTTTCCAGTGGTGAATGAGGCATGCCGTGTTCTGGATGAGGGCGTTGTGGTCCGAGCTTCAGACCTCGACACCGCATCTGTTCTCGGAATGAGCTTCCCTTCTTATCG TGGTGGCATCGTCTTTTGGGCTGACCTGGTTGGGCCTAAACATGTATACGATAGCCTGAAGAAATGGTCTCAAAGATTTGGCGATTTCTACAAACCATCAAAGTTTTTGGAAGAAAGAGCAACAGGAGGCATTCCATTG AGTGCGCCCGCTTCATCGTCTTCAGGGTCAAGGTCACGCATGTAG
- the LOC118051654 gene encoding uncharacterized protein has protein sequence MASTKVVSRLSTRLQPFLFKLNKKSLSAELSSLKSSSLPTQVSVPATTRRLSRSSRLPLQLSCVESMLPLHSAVASARLISSLSSESDSWALVPQGVSMPL, from the exons ATGGCTTCCACGAAGGTAGTCTCCAGGTTATCAACAAGGTTACAGCCTTTCCTTTTCAAGCTCAACAAGAAATCGTTATCTGCTGAACTCTCTTCACTGAAATCCAGCTCTCTTCCAACTCAGGTTTCTGTTCCTGCAACAACAAGACGCCTCTCTCGCTCCTCAAG ATTACCACTGCAATTGAGTTGCGTCGAATCGATGTTGCCATTGCACAGCGCGGTAGCATCAGCGAGGTTGATTTCGAGCTTGTCTAGCGAATCTGACTCCTGGGCTTTAGTGCCTCAAG GTGTCTCGATGCCTTTATGA